The genomic DNA CCATCAAGTAAAAAGAGCCACCGATTTCATCTCGGCAGCCCTGATATATGCACTAATCCCTCCTAAAATCTGTCATACCTCAAAAGAATCTTTCGACAAAATCCGCGCTCCTCACCATCTGTGGATAACTTTACTCACACTATACAGCGCAGATTACAGACGATTTCCACTTTACAAACAACTTAACCACAAGTTATCCACCTTCAATTGTGGATAAAAGAACGGTTGTTCGAAAGGAATATCTTTGTTAAATTAAGAGTACAGCAACTTATTCATATTCCCCTCGACTTATGACACGCAGTTATTAAAAAACGGAGGTGATTCGCGTAATGATCCGACTATCAGATGACTTACTCATTGAATCCTATTTTAAAGCAAAAGAACTGCAGCTAAATCCATATTTCATACACTTATTAGAAACCGAAATCCGCAAGCGATCGCTACTCAACAAGATTCAACAAACATCCTGACCTCTCATCTCATTCTCATTGCATCGCTACACGCTTTAGCTGTTCCATTTCCTATGATAATAAAAGATTGTCAACAACACGATCAATTCCGATACCGGTATAGCTAGCCAAACCCCTGTCAAACCGAATAGACGCGGCATAATCGCCAACAAAATGAGTAAAATAACGATTTCTCTCGAAGCTGTAATCCACGTTGCCATCCGAATTTGCCCAATGGACTGATAGTACGTCATCATGACAAAATTGGTGCCCATGAAAATGTAAGCGATAAAAAACAACTTGATACCTGGGATAGCGAGCACCATGACTTCCTCTGGGAAATCACCAAACAAGCTGACAATAGGCCCTGAGGCAAATAACCCTACTAGGAAAAAGAAAATACCTGCAGCAAGCGCTGTCCCAATTGCCAACCGCACCGTTTTCTTCATCTTCGCTTCATCTTTTGCACCCGAATAATAGCTGATGAGCGGTTGAATAGCCGACCCCATCCCTAAAAATAGGAGAAGCATAACACTATGCACATAGTTC from Sporosarcina sp. FSL K6-1522 includes the following:
- a CDS encoding sporulation histidine kinase inhibitor Sda codes for the protein MIRLSDDLLIESYFKAKELQLNPYFIHLLETEIRKRSLLNKIQQTS